One Aegilops tauschii subsp. strangulata cultivar AL8/78 chromosome 7, Aet v6.0, whole genome shotgun sequence genomic window carries:
- the LOC109749938 gene encoding pathogen-associated molecular patterns-induced protein A70, producing MLEAAIPALWSTVHGWFTPWVLFLVLNIVIGTIAVTSKASPPAGGGEGAAAAAGGERRSLSRVPSMAMDRLRSFNMSRFTVPAPEAPVTGVLDLGSDEQLPPLEMEPEAQGELEPEHTHMERSMSEAAAEAELPRLPARLRKSASDKSAFAHFVAEEDTEVVEARRPATTRDGERRRRPVAAEPEEPVSEEEIEEAGGEVDARADDFINNFRHQLKLQRIDSFMRYRDTLRRGQATAVASAEQ from the coding sequence ATGCTGGAGGCGGCGATCCCTGCGCTGTGGAGCACCGTCCACGGCTGGTTCACCCCGTGGGTGCTCTTCCTCGTGCTCAACATCGTCATCGGCACCATCGCCGTCACCTCCAAGGCCTCGCCCCCGGCGGGGGGCGGGGAAGGGGCCGCGGCCGCGGCCGGCGGCGAGAGGAGGAGCCTGTCCCGCGTGCCCTCAATGGCGATGGACCGGCTGCGGTCGTTCAACATGTCCCGCTTCACCGTCCCCGCCCCGGAGGCCCCGGTGACCGGAGTGCTGGATCTGGGGTCTGACGAGCAGCTGCCGCCGCTCGAGATGGAGCCGGAGGCTCAGGGCGAGCTCGAGCCCGAGCACACGCACATGGAGAGGAGCATGTCGGAGGCGGCGGCCGAGGCCGAGCTGCCGCGGCTCCCGGCGCGGCTGCGCAAGTCGGCCAGCGACAAGTCGGCGTTCGCGCACTTCGTGGCCGAGGAGGACAccgaggtggtggaggcgcgcaggCCCGCGACGACGAGGGACggggagcgccgccgccgccccgtcgcggCGGAGCCGGAGGAGCCGGTGTCGGAGGAGGAGATCGAGGAGGCCGGCGGCGAGGTGGACGCGCGCGCGGACGACTTCATCAACAACTTCCGCCACCAGCTGAAGCTGCAGCGCATCGACTCCTTCATGCGCTACCGGGATACGCTCCGCCGTGGGCAGGCGACGGCCGTGGCGAGCGCCGAGCAGTAG